GTGAGTAACAGCAATAAACTCGACACGGGATCACTTCCAAAGCCGgtttattgacaaaaattgcaatacaAATGTCATGAATGAACGGAGCTTGAAGGTAATTCTTCAGTAAGTTCCCTAGTGCAAGTGTCTATAAAGAGcataattgaattaatttttggaaaaaagaacaTAGTATCGTGAAGGAACCAGGAAATATTTAGATAGGAAGAAAATAAGCAGTGGTTATAGATAGACAATGTGGATAAATAATCATATACAAGAGAACGCAACCGAGGGTATAAAGACAAACAACGCAGAAGGATTCAGTAATACGAACTAAATGCAATACGCATTACATTGTTGTTGAAGACCACTAAGATTTCCGAATTTTTGAGCTGGGCTAAATTGCTAAATCTGAACTAAAACTTGGacgaaatcaatttttacatGAACCATGAATCGAGACATCTGAAACGAttcaaagtttttatttcgaaaaatactaACTGTATTGGTTGATGATTTGCTCAATAGGCAGCGCTTATTCTCACAACTTCGTAGTACCATTACTATCACTAAAGGACTTTATGTTAACGTTGTAGTAAAGTTTCCAACgtctaaaaaaatacaaaacataCCTCCATGAACAGGTTTGATGATAGGCCCCTCCTCAGCCATATCGCTGCTCGAATGTTTTCAACCACCAATCCGATTCCAAATTAAGCACTATTCAGCTTCTGTTAACAAAAACTCTTAAAGCAGGGCGTTTGATCAGTTTCAAACACAGAAACACCAATGAATTTCTCGAAAGTATCTACTGTGAACCCTGTTAGTCACAGACCTTCCTGCCAGACAATTCAATCAATAAGGGATGGCGGCATGCGCAGGGTTTTTGGTGACGTCACTCGGCGCGTGGGGTAGTTATTTGATACGGgagttattgaaaaaaatctttgtcTTGTGGTTATATACGAGGgctttaatgtaaaaaaaattataaaacaaagaCGATAATGtgtgtttttttcatttaataagtAACCAACGTGACACATTATGTGTGTTTTCATATAGAGATACGCACCGAACTCGGATCAAAACATTTACATTTcccaaacaaatttattatacaggatcttaaaaatataagtGATGGTGCATTAGAACAAGTAATAGTAAGTTTACATcaaaaatacaacaatatacacaatttttttaagaaacgatAAAAGCTTGAGTAGCTGATGAACGTGATTTAATAACCAGCCAATTCGGCGAAAGTGGAGTCCATCTCGTCGGCAAGAGACTTGTATCTGTCCTTGTTGATACCCAATTCGTCTGAAACAGTAGACAGATTTATTAGCAACATGTCTCTGATCAGTCGACATCAGCGTTTTACGAGCAATGGGAGTTTACATACGCATCCAGACACACAGAGATTCATTTCGAAACACTATAaacttaccaaaaaaaaataggaaacgCAGAAGCGAAAGCAAGAAAGGAAGATCTGGCATTGGCAAGCATTGCGGAAGCTAAAGCTGTGTACTATTGTCTACTGAACTTAAtaactaaataatttaagcggttgcgaatttaaaaaagtgacCAATTATCTAAGTGTGTAAGTGTAAAAAGTGGAATATGAATCTTGTCTACTTCTTTTGTCCCAAAGAAGACATTTCGACAAAAGTCTTGTCTATATCTGTCACAATGCCCATATACTTGTTCTTTTCCTTGAACACGAAATCTGAAAAATGCCGTAGCCCATGAAATAAGCGAAGCATTATAGCACGGAGCGGAAACTACGCGAAACGCACCTTCGAGCCTGTCCACCTCCTTCTGCAACTTCTTCACAGTCTTTTCGGCGAACTCGGCACGGGCTTCGGCCTCCTTTAGCTTGACGGTCAAAGATTTCAACTGCTTCTTGAACTCCTCCACTCTCTGGTTGGCCTTCTCTTCAGATACCTCCAGAGACTTGAGAGAGTTGCCGACGACTTTAAGTTCCTCTTCCAATTCCATGATCTTCGCATCGCCACCTTTAACACGGTCTTCAGCTACTTCAAGTTCATCTTCAACGAACGCCAGCTTGCGGGAGACTTCATCGGACTTGTTGTCAGCATCTTCAGCCAGGAGACGGGCTTCTTTCAATTGGTTGGTCAGCTGGTCCATACGTTCTTCGTCTTGTTGGGCACGGTTTTCCAATACTTTGCACATACTGTTTGGATGGCGATTTTAGAAATCGACAACTCGCTGTGAAATTATGTGTTTACCGGGAAGATTCATCAGCGGCTTGTGAGGCTTCAGCCAGTTTGGTGGTAGCGGTGGCCAGACGTTCTTCAGAGCGCTCAAGATCTTCCTCAATGAGTTGGAGCTTCCTGTTTTGGGCTGCTACGTCAGACTCGGCCTGAATTGAAATGAATGTCACTAAACGGTTGTTTTACCAGTTGTTTTTTTATGCATACAGCAACAAGAGCCTTGTCTTTCTCTTCCAAGTCCTTGTTGGATTGTTCCAGGTGGTTTTTGGTGCTGACGAGATCTTGTTCTACTTGGGACAGTTTCTTTTGCAGCTCGCGGAGCTGTGTAAATTTAAACTCAGTTTAGCAGTTCAGGAAGATTAGAGCGAATGGAGTTTTACTTCTTCATTGAGCTTGTCGACGCGGGCATTGGCATCCTTGGCCTGTCCTTCCATCGCATCGGCTTTGTCCGCCGCATTATCCTTCTCAAGCTTCATCGCTTGCATCTTCTTCTTGATCGCGTCCATGGTGGCGGCTTTTTGGTGGTCGCTCTAGCAAGAACAAGAAACAAGGAGTACCTGAAAAAATCTGTGTTTAGGTTCGGGTGACCATTGTCGCCTTGTCGGGTTGAGGAAACCTCGCATCTGCTGCCCAAAGACCGAAATAAATGGAGAATTTAGGTCATGGAGTGATGTTTTGGCAGTTATTTTCGTGTGTGAATATCGTTTTGGTGTGCGGTTAATGTCGTTTGCAGTTGTCGTGGTTTGGGGAATTTTTGTTTGACCGAAGGACAAGAGTTTGGGAATGTGTGTCGGTGAAATTCCGGAATGTGCGACTAAAATTAGATGGGATGGGGAGAGCGCATATTTTTAGGCGAGGTATTAGATCGTTTAATTTCACAGTTagatatacaatttttttaaatcaaattagtaAAATAGCTGATTTCGAGCAAATTCGATTGCGTGATATCGACGGATTTGTGGGTGGAAATTCCAAATTGATCATAATTGTAAAGGTGCTTTACTACTTTATTACCATTAGAGATTTCGGATATTTACcttttggaattttataattttggcCTTCTCGGTTCGAGCCAAGCTCTTCTGTCGGAATAGCTATTGCTATTCAATTATCCGGACCATTATTACATTGGGATATGCATGAAAATTATGACGTAAATATTCATATATGTATTTCCATAATTGAACAAGTGGAACAAGGTCATTACTTGAAACCAGTTCATGATGGGCTGATTCATTATGGGTTGATTTAAGACACGTGTTTGAGGCTCCAGGAGACTCGTCAgtttcaagattttttattttttcaatttttttcttgttttgcaAAATGCGTTCTTAAGCCTTACGTTAAATATGTTATATTGGAAAAATaggaaatagaaataaaaagagTACACATGGACCTGTGATGCATATAAATTTGTCCCAGATGGATGGAATAACtcttatattatataataaaatatcgatttaaatttattacaaaaacgcTTATTTTCATGTAAAGCGTAGTCATCCTGAGTGAAATGGTGGGAAATACAATAGAA
The sequence above is a segment of the Euwallacea fornicatus isolate EFF26 chromosome 16, ASM4011564v1, whole genome shotgun sequence genome. Coding sequences within it:
- the Tm2 gene encoding tropomyosin-1, producing MDAIKKKMQAMKLEKDNAADKADAMEGQAKDANARVDKLNEELRELQKKLSQVEQDLVSTKNHLEQSNKDLEEKDKALVAAESDVAAQNRKLQLIEEDLERSEERLATATTKLAEASQAADESSRMCKVLENRAQQDEERMDQLTNQLKEARLLAEDADNKSDEVSRKLAFVEDELEVAEDRVKGGDAKIMELEEELKVVGNSLKSLEVSEEKANQRVEEFKKQLKSLTVKLKEAEARAEFAEKTVKKLQKEVDRLEDELGINKDRYKSLADEMDSTFAELAGY